A portion of the Malania oleifera isolate guangnan ecotype guangnan chromosome 3, ASM2987363v1, whole genome shotgun sequence genome contains these proteins:
- the LOC131151854 gene encoding chaperonin CPN60-2, mitochondrial, with product MYRAAASLASRARIARNGTQQIGSRLSWNRNYAAKDVRFGVEARALMLKGVEELADAVRVTMGPKGRNVVLEQNFGAPKVTKDGVTVAKSIEFKDKVKNIGASLVKQVANATNDVAGDGTTCATVLTRAIFTEGCKSVAAGMNAMDLRRGISMAVDAVVTNLKSRARMISTSEEIAQVGTISSNGEREIGELIAKAMEKVGKEGVITIADGKTLDNELEVVEGMKLDRGYISPYFVTDTKTQKCELEDPLILIHEKKISSINAVVKVLELALKRQRPLLIVSEDVESDALATLILNKLRAGIKVCAIKAPGFGENRKAGLQDLAILTGGELINEELGMNLEKVDLDMLGTCKKVTVSKDDTVILDGSGDKKAIEERCELIRSAIELSTSDYDKEKLQERLAKLSGGVAVLKIGGASEAEVGEKKDRVTDALNATKAAVEEGIVPGGGVALLYAAKELEKLPTANFDQKIGVQIIQNALKTPVHTIASNAGVEGSVVVGKLLEQSDPDLGYDAAKGEYVDMVKAGIIDPLKVIRTALVDAASVSSLMTTTEAVVVELPKDEKEVPAMGGGMGGMDY from the exons ATGTATCGAGCAGCTGCAAGCCTTGCTTCCAGAGCTCG GATTGCTAGGAATGGCACTCAGCAG ATTGGTAGCAGGCTGAGTTGGAACAGAAACTATGCTGCCAAAGACGTTAGATTTGGAGTTGAGGCGCGTGCTTTGATGCTTAAGGGTGTTGAAGAGCTTGCTGATGCCGTTAGAGTAACCATGGGTCCCAAG GGGCGCAATGTGGTACTGGAACAAAATTTTGGTGCCCCCAAAGTAACAAAGGATGGTGTAACTGTTGCCAAAAGTATTGAATTCAAGGACAAAGTAAAAAATATTGGTGCAAGCCTTGTAAAACAGGTTGCAAATGCCACCAATGATGTTGCTGGAGATG GAACcacttgtgctacagtcctaacCCGAGCAATATTTACGGAAGGTTGCAAGTCAGTTGCAGCTGGAATGAATGCAATGGATCTTAGACGTGGCATAAGTATGGCAGTTGATGCTGTGGTTACAAACTTGAAAAGCAGAGCACGAATGATCAGCACATCTGAAGAAATAGCACAG GTGGGAACAATTTCATCAAATGGAGAGAGAGAAATTGGCGAATTAATTGCCAAGGCTATGGAGAAAGTTGGCAAAGAGGGTGTCATCACAATTGCA GATGGGAAAACATTAGACAATGAATTGGAAGTTGTTGAGGGGATGAAGCTCGATAGGGGCTACATATCCCCTTACTTCGTTACTGACACAAAAACCCAGAAATGT GAACTAGAAGATCCTCTCATTTTAATCCACGAGAAGAAAATCTCAAGTATTAATGCTGTAGTGAAAGTCTTAGAACTGGCATTGAAG AGACAAAGACCCTTACTGATTGTTTCTGAAGATGTGGAAAGCGATGCATTGGCAACTCTTATTTTGAATAAGCTTCGCGCTGGCATTAAG GTTTGTGCCATTAAAGCCCCAGGCTTTGGGGAAAATAGGAAGGCTGGTCTGCAAGATCTTGCGATTCTTACAGGGGGTGAA CTTATAAATGAAGAGCTTGGTATGAATCTTGAAAAGGTGGACTTGGACATGCTTGGAACATGCAAAAAG GTTACAGTATCTAAGGACGACACTGTTATTCTTGATGGTTCTGGTGACAAAAAGGCCATTGAGGAAAGATGCGAACTG ATTAGGTCAGCAATTGAATTAAGCACATCTGATTATGACAAAGAAAAGTTGCAAGAGAGGCTGGCAAAGCTTTCTGGTGGTGTCGCTGTGTTAAAG ATTGGGGGAGCTAGTGAAGCTGAAGTTGGTGAGAAGAAGGACAGAGTTACAGATGCTTTAAATGCAACTAAGGCAGCTGTAGAAGAGGGAATTGTACCAG GTGGTGGTGTTGCTCTTCTTTATGCAGCAAAAGAGCTGGAGAAGCTGCCAACAGCCAATTTTGATCAGAAGATTGGGGTTCAAATAATTCAGAATGCTCTGAAG ACGCCTGTGCATACAATTGCTTCCAATGCTGGTGTTGAAGGGAGTGTCGTGGTTGGCAAACTATTGGAGCAGTCTGACCCAGATCTTGGGTATGATGCTGCAAAAG GTGAATATGTTGACATGGTGAAAGCAGGAATTATTGACCCACTGAAAGTAATTAGGACTGCTTTGGTTGATGCTGCAAG TGTTTCATCATTGATGACCACAACTGAAGCAGTTGTGGTTGAACTACCCAAGGATGAGAAGGAAGTTCCGGCAATGGGTGGTGGCATGGGAGGCATGGATTATTAG
- the LOC131151286 gene encoding uncharacterized protein LOC131151286 yields the protein MDIPLPCKFRTPSVERNDDFSDFIDRLDTFRVLMQLQGAPDAIMCRAFAANLKRDSKAWYRTLKPDSIRSLSEMELQLIGRFASNQKIAKTLAHLMSQKETLKDFIHHFVNATLEILNLGYGVAVVALTTTFQLGDFLNFLGKKPLVNMGGLMM from the coding sequence ATGGATATTCCTCTGCCTTGCAAGTTTAGGACGCCAAGTGTGGAAAGGAATGATGACTTTTCTGATTTTATTGATCGCCTGGACACCTTTAGAGTGCTGATGCAATTGCAAGGCGCACCAGATGCAATCATGTGTCGAGCATTTGCAGCCAACCTAAAAAGGGATTCCAAGGCATGGTACCGAACTTTAAAGCCTGACTCCATCAGATCCTTATCTGAAATGGAGCTGCAACTTATAGGGCGTTTTGCCAGCAACCAAAAAATAGCGAAAACCTTGGCTCATCTAATGAGTCAAAAGGAGACACTAAAAGATTTCATACATCACTTTGTCAACGCCACCTTAGAAATTCTAAACTTGGGTTATGGGGTGGCAGTAGTGGCTTTGACGACAACTTTTCAGCTAGGGGACTTCCTAAATTTTCTAGGGAAGAAACCCCTGGTCAACATGGGAGGGCTGATGATGTGA